The DNA window TAAAATGGCAGAAGCAAACAGAGCATTCGCACATTATAGAGTATAATATATAGAAAATATGTTTTCGTTATAATCGAGGAGGAAAAATTTAATGGCTAGGAAAATATCATTGGATATGACTAGAAACGTTGGAATAATGGCTCATATCGATGCAGGGAAAACAACAACAACAGAAAGAATATTATTTTATACTGGGGTTGAAAGAAAACTAGGAGAAGTTCATGAAGGTCAAGCAACAATGGACTGGATGGAACAAGAGCAAGAAAGAGGGATAACAATAACTTCTGCTGCTACTACATGTTTTTGGAAAGGTCACAGAATAAATATAATAGACACACCAGGACACGTGGACTTTACTGTTGAGGTTGAAAGATCTCTAAGAGTACTAGATGGAGCTGTTGCAGTGTTCTCAGCTGTTGATGGTGTACAACCACAATCAGAAACAGTATGGAGACAAGCTGATAAATATAAAGTACCAAGAATAGCTTTCTTTAATAAGATGGATAGAATTGGAGCTAACTTTGATATGTGTGTATCAGATATCAAAGAAAAATTAGGTTCAAACCCAGTACCTATACAAATTCCTATTGGTGCAGAAGACCAATTTGAAGGAGTAGTAGACTTAATAGAAATGAAAGAAATTGTTTGGCCAGTAGACTCAGACAATGGACAACATTTTGATGTAAAAGATATTAGAGCAGAATTACAAGAAAAAGCTGAAGAAGCAAGACAATATATGCTTGAATCAATAGTTGAAACTGATGATGTTCTAATGGAAAAATTCTTTGGTGGAGAAGAAATAACTAAAGAAGAAATTATAAAAGGATTAAGACATGCAACAATAGAAAATACAATAGTTCCTGTTGTATGTGGAACAGCGTTTAAAAATAAAGGTATTCAAGCTTTATTAGATGCTATAGTAAACTATATGCCAGCACCTACAGATGTTGCTATGGTTGAAGGTAGAGATCCTAAAAATCCTGACATTCTAATAGATAGAGAAATGTCAGATGATGCACCTTTCGCATCACTTGCTTTCAAAGTTATGACAGACCCATTTGTTGGAAGATTAACATTCTTCAGAGTATATGCTGGTTTTGTTGAAAAAGGAGCTACTGTTCTTAACTCAACAAAAGGTAAAAAAGAAAGAATGGGAAGAATACTTCAAATGCATGCTAATAAGAGAGAAGAAATTGAACATGTATACTGTGGAGATATAGCAGCAGCAGTTGGATTGAAAGATACAACAACAGGAGATACTCTTTGTGCTGAAGATGCTCCAATAGTTCTTGAACAAATGGAATTCCCAGAACCAGTTATTTCAGTTGCTGTTGAACCAAAAACTAAAAATGACCAAGAAAAAATGGGAATCGCTTTATCAAAACTTGCAGAAGAAGACCCTACATTCAAGGTTAGAACTGATGAAGAAACAGGTCAAACAATTATCTCAGGAATGGGAGAATTACATCTTGAAATTATCGTAGATAGAATGAAGAGAGAATTTAAGGTAGAATCTAATGTTGGTAAACCACAAGTTGCTTACAGAGAAACTATAACTCAATCTTGTGATCAAGAAGTTAAGTATGCAAAACAATCTGGTGGTAGAGGACAATATGGACATGTTAAGATTATACTTGAACCAAATCCAGGTAAAGAATTTGAATTTGTTAATAAAATAACAGGAGGGGTAATTCCTAGAGAATATATACCTGCTGTTGAAAAAGGATGTAAAGAAGCTCTTGAATCAGGAGTTATTGCTGGATATCCTTTAGTTGATGTAAAAGTAACTTTATATGATGGATCATACCATGAAGTTGACTCATCAGAAATGGCATTTAAAATAGCTGGATCAATGGCTCTTAAACAAGCTGCTGCAAAAGCTAAACCAGTAATATTAGAACCAGTATTCAAAGTAGAAGTAACTACTCCTGAAGAATATATGGGAGATATTATTGGAGACTTAAACTCAAGAAGGGGAATGGTATCTGGAATGATAGATAGAAATGGTGCTAAGATAATAACAGCAAAAGTACCTTTATCTGAAATGTTTGGATATGCAACTGACTTAAGATCTAAATCTCAAGGAAGAGCAACTTACTCTTGGGAATTTTCTGAATATCTTCAAGTACCTGCTTCAATTCAAAAGCAAATACAAGAAGAAAGAGGAAAATAATTTACTTTTTATACAAAAATAGTGTATAATAAAAGAATAAATTTATATGAAAAATAATGTAAATAAATAATTAATTAGGAGGAAAAAATGGCTAAAGAAAAATTTGAAAGAAGCAAACCACATGTAAACATTGGAACTATTGGGCACGTTGACCATGGAAAAACAACTACAACTGCAGCTATATCTAAAGTATTATCTGATAAAGGATTGGCTAAAAAAGTAGATTTTGACCAAATCGATGCTGCTCCTGAAGAAAAAGAAAGAGGAATAACTATCAATACAGCTCATATAGAATATGAAACAGCAAATAGACACTATGCTCACGTTGACTGTCCAGGACACGCTGACTATGTTAAAAATATGATAACTGGAGCTGCTCAAATGGACGGAGCTATACTTGTTGTATCAGCTGCTGATGGTCCTATGCCTCAAACAAGAGAACATATCTTACTTTCTAGACAAGTTGGAGTTCCATATATCATTGTTTATTTAAACAAAGCTGATATGGTTGAAGATGAAGAATTATTAGAATTAGTAGAAATGGAAGTTAGAGAATTATTAACTGAATATGGATTCCCAGGAGATGAAATTCCTGTAATTAGAGGTTCATCATTAGGAGCTTTAAATGGTGAAGAAAAATGGATAGAAAAAATAATGGAACTTATGGATGCAGTAGATAGCTATATTCCTACTCCAGAAAGAGCAGTAGATCAACCATTCTTGATGCCAATAGAAGATGTTTTCACTATCACAGGAAGAGGAACAGTTGTTACTGGAAGAGTTGAAAGAGGAATCATCAAAGTTGGAGAAGAAATTGAAATAGTTGGAATTAAACCTACAACTAAGACAACTTGTACAGGTGTTGAAATGTTTAGAAAACTTCTTGATCAAGGTCAAGCAGGAGATAACATTGGAGTACTATTAAGAGGAACTAAGAAAGAAGAAGTTGAAAGAGGACAAGTTCTTGCTAAACCAGGAAGTATTCACCCTCATACAAACTTTAAAGGTGAAGTTTATGTATTAACTAAAGATGAAGGAGGAAGACATACTCCATTCTTCTCAGGATACAGACCTCAATTCTACTTCAGAACTACTGATATCACTGGTGCAGTAACTCTACCTGATGGAGTAGAAATGGTAATGCCAGGAGACAATATCACTATGACAGTAGAATTAATCCACCCTATCGCTATGGAACAAGGATTAAGATTCGCTATCAGAGAAGGTGGAAGAACTGTTGCTTCTGGAGTTGTTTCTGAAATAATTAAGTAGTCAAAATTAAATAAAATAATTTTTGTGGTTGTTTGTCAAATAGTGTTGATAAAAAAGTTTAGACTTACAATTAACAGAACTAAGAGAATTTTTTTGAGAATAAAATCTTAAAAGATTCTCTTTTTTGTTTAATTAAATCACTTTATTGAATTAAAAAATTAAGCACTAATTGATATAATTCCTGCTTGAATTAATATGCGCTTTTTAAAATTACTAAAATTTGAATATCCAAATGCTGTTCTCTTTATTGACTTAATTTTATTGTTTAAACCTTCTATCAAACCATTTATAATGTTTGATTTAAACATATTTTCAATATATTTCATATATTTTTTTAAAGTCTTTAAAACTGTAAGCATTTGTTTAGATACTTTCTCCTTTTTGCCTAAATTTTTCTTTACCAATATTTTCAAATCTTTTAAAGTTATTATGTCTTATTGATTGAAGAATATCTTGATATATATTAAAATTAACATCTAATTCAGGACTTTTTTCTAGAAGATAGTCCACTTTTTGCTTAGTACTAAGTTTGTATTTAAAGCTTGGACAATAATATGGTTCTTGACAAAGGTCAGGATAATATTTTTGGAGTAATTTCCAAAATAGTTTTAATTTTCTTTTTAATGAATCATCTTTAAGAGAATTCATAATAAATATTCTAGTTTGGTTAAAAGCTCTACTAACTAGATTAACAATATGAAACTTATCTAATACTATCTCAGACTCAGGAAAAATAGATTTTACTAAACTAATATATGGAGAATACATAATTCCTAGCTTCAAGTGAAAATCTTGAAAAATATTCTGTCAAGGAATTTAATCTTCTATCTTCAACAATATCAATAATATTTTTAGTTTGATAATCAGCAAAGATAAAAGACATAGCACCATCAATATTTTTAACTGACTTAAACTCATCAATGCATATAGTTTCAGGTAAATGGTCTTTATTAACCCTAAAATCAGAGTAACACTCATCCATAATTCTTTGAACTGAAGAAATAGAAAGATTGTACTTCTTAGCAATAAAAGTAAGAGAAATATTTTCTTGAAGTTCTTGCGCAATAGTGTATTTAAGGTTATTAGAAATATTAGAATTATCTTTAGCAATACTAGTAGAAGGAGAAAAAGTTTTTTTACAATCTTTGCAGATGTATCTCTGTACACTAAGATTAAGTTCAACATTGTAATTTTGAAAAGAAATAAATTTAATATTACGTTCCCTAGAACTATTTTTAACAATATTTTTAGAGTTACAATGGGGGCAAGAACAATAATTAGCTTTTTGAATGATATGACAATAATCTTCTTCTGGAAAAGAAATATTATCATCTTGAATATTTAAGATAGTTTTGATAAAATTAGATAGAGATAGTGAAATCGCTTCCTTTTTGAGTTATTTTTAGCAATTTAATTTTAACAGGAAAATTTTATTGCCTCAACTTTATTTTATTAAAAAATGATGCTAATAGAAATTTCTTTCATCAACACCATTTATTATACAACCTAATAAAGAAGATCTACCAAAACCAACTTAAAAATATTAAAAGAGGTTCTTATGGGCAAAAATAGTTTAGTACATACAAAGTAGAATTGTAAAGATTACATACTATTTACACCAAAATATAGAAGAGAAGTAATATATAGAAAGATAAAAAAGATATAGGAGCAATATTAAAAAACTTTAAGAATTTAAAGCTGTAGAAATAATAGAAGTAAGTGCATGTATAAATCATATACATATGTTAGTGAAGATAGCCAAGGATATCAGTATTAACATTTATAGACTTTATTAATGATATTTGAAAGATACATGAACTTAAAATAAATAGAACTTTTTAGTATAGAGGTTCATAGTAAGAAGAAATAAAGAAAAGATTGGATAGTATATAAAGGAGCAGATAGAAGAAGATAAAATAATGGATTAAATGAAATGATATTAAAAGAATGTTTTAATCTTTTCAATGTTAAAAAGAAATAAAAATAAGAGCTATTTTAACAGCTGAATGGAGCTATATGCAAAAGACAGACAATTATAAGGCACTAATACTGCCTTAAGTGGTGGTTTATGATTAGATATAAATGAAATTAAGATTATTATGTTTATACAAAAGATAAATAATAATAAATTCTAGTAAGACTTATAAAAAATCACTAATTAATGATAAAAATTATCAAATTGTAACAACTTATTCTTTTGGATTATTAATATTTAATTTTTAAAATGTTTTATTTAATATTCCTAACCCAGCTAGTACAGTAGCTGTGATTATCAATTTTCTTGTTATTTTTCCATTTAAAATTCTATTAAATTCTTCTCTGTTATAGTTTCTATAAGCATCCATAATTTTCACCCCAATCTTTTAGCTACTTTATTTTATACTATTATTATACACTATATATTTTGAAAGTCAATATATATTATAATAAAATATTTATTGATATAAATATTAATAAAGCAGCTCCTAAAAAATGAGATTTTTGTCCTAAGATATTTCCAAATTTATCTCCTAATATAAAACCTAATCCAGCTATTATAGCAGTGATAATTCCAATTTCAACTGTATATAAGAAAGTTTGGTAAAAAGGAAGAATTGAAAATGTCAATCCAACTAACAATGCATCTAAACTTGTAGCAATTCCCATTATAATTAAAGTTTTAAAATCTAAGTATTTTTCATCATACTCCATTTCCTCTTTTTTTAATGCTTCCCTTAACATCATAAGTCCTAAAAATAAAAATATAGCAAATGAAACATATTTTGAGTATAATGAAATATAGTGTATAAATAAAGTTCCTGACAATGAACCCACTAATGCCATAGCAAACTGAAAAATACCAAAAGTTAATATAATTTTTATAAAATTTTGTTTTTTTTGGGTTTCTGTTGAGGCTATTCCTTGATAAATAGAAAGGGACATAGCATCCATAGCAAGTGCTAAGGCTGTTATTAATACACCAATAGTTGACATCATTTTCCTCCATTAAGTTTATTAGGTTAGATATTATAGCATTATTTAGAGGAAAAGTAAAGAATGAGAAAAAGGGGAGAGTAAATTATGAAGAAAAAGATTTTTACAAGTAGCTATATAGGGTTAGAATCATATTTAGTTGAAGTAGAAGTTGATATTTCAAGAGGTTTGCCTATGTTTTCAATAGTTGGAATGGGAGATACAGCTATACTTGAAAGTAAGTTTAGAGTAAAAGCAGCTTTGAAAAATTCTAATTATGAGATAGTACCTCAAAAGATAGTTGTTAATTTATCTCCAGCAGGTATTAAAAAAGAAGGAGCACAGTTTGATTTACCAATAGCTTTAGGAATAATTTTAGAGATGAAACTTTTAAAAGATGAAAAAGATATATTTAAAGATTATCTTTTTGTAGGAGAATTATCTTTAGATGGAGAAGTAAAAGGTGTGAGTGGAACGATAAATAGTGTGATTCTTGCAAAGGAAAAAGGTTTTAAGGGAATAATAGTTCCTTATGAGAATAGAAATGAAGCAAGTTTGATAGATGGGGTTGATATAGTTGCTGTTAAAAATGTAGCTGATGTTGTAAATTTTATAGAAAATGGTATTAAGTTAGAATTTGAAAAAATAAATTTAGTTAAAGCAGAAGAAGATATTTTAGATTTTTCTGATGTTAAAGGTCAATATTTTGCAAAAAGAGCAATGGAAATTTCGGCAGCAGGAGGACATAATATACTTTTGATAGGTAGCCCAGGTTCTGGAAAATCTATGCTTGCCAAAAGAATGATAGGCATACTTCCAGAAATGAGTGAAAGTGAAATTATTGAAAGTACAAAAATATATAGTGTTGCAGGAGAATTATCTGAAAAAAATCCTATAATATCAAAAAGACCTGTAAGAATGCCACATCATAGTACAACACTTGCAGCTATGGTAGGTGGTGGAAAGAAAGCATTACCAGGTGAGATAAGTTTAGCAAGTAATGGAATTTTGATACTTGATGAAATGAGTGAGTTTAAACATTCTGTCTTAGAAGCATTAAGGCAACCTTTAGAAGATGGATATGTAAGTATAACAAGAGCTATGTATAGAGTGGAATTTAAGACAAACTTTATTTTATCCGCCTCTTCCAATCCTTGTTTCTGTGGAAACCTTTATGAAGGTAATTGCAAATGCTCAGCCACAGAAGTAGAAAGATATACTAAGAAATTATCTGGACCTATCTTGGATAGAATAGATTTAGTTATACAAATGAAAAGATTGAGTGAAGAAGAATTAGTAAATGATAAAAAAGAAGAAAGTTCAGCTGATATAAGAAAAAGAGTTATAAAAGCTAGAGAAATTCAAACTAAAAGATATGGAGAAACTAAAACTAATTCAAAAATGAGTCAGGAAGAATTAAAAAAATATTGTATAATAAAAGAGGAAGATAAGAGATTTTTAATATCTGCCTTAGAAAATTTACAAATTTCTGCAAGAGTCTATGATAAAATTTTAAAAATTGCTAGAACAATAGCAGATTTAGAAGGAAAGCAAGATATAGAAAGAAAACACTTATTAGAAGCAATATCATTTAAAAAGAGGATGTAGTAAAAAAATAGTTCATTGCTAACTAAATTTCTTAACGATAAAAAATTGACATTCGCTGCAAATTCAACCAACTCGCTAACAAGTTAGCTCAAACATGTTGAGATTTGCTCGGCTCATTTTCTTCAATTTTTTATCTAAAATTTAGAATGCAATTTCACTTATTTTTTATCTACTAGAGGTGATTGATGAATATAGAAAAAATTTTTGATTATGCTAGAGAAAATAATATTTCAGATATACATTTACTTGAAGGTGAAAAAATATATTTTAGAAAATATGGAGAAATACTAGAATATGAGAATAATATCATAGTAAGTAAAGATGAACTTTTAGAAATTTGTAATGGGAAAATTGAAGAAGATTTTGCTTATACAGATTCTAAAAGTCAAAGGTATAGAGTGAATTCTTTTCTAACAAGAGGAAAATTAGCCTTAGTTATTAGAATAATAAATAAAGAGCCAATAAAACTTAAAGGAAAATTTATTAATAAATTAATTGATAAAAAAATTTTATCTTTAAAAGATGGCTTAGTTTTAGTAACAGGGATTACAGGAAGTGGTAAATCAACAACCCTTGCTAATATAATAGAAAAATTTAATGAAAATAAAAATTTAAAAATTTTAACAATAGAAGATCCCATTGAATATATTTTTGAGAATAAGAAGTCTTTAATTATCCAAAGGGAGCTAGGAAAAGATGTTGAAAGTTTTGAAAAAGCTTTAAAAAGTTCATTAAGACAAGACCCAGATGTCATAATACTGGGAGAAATTAGAGATGAAGAGAGTTTATATTCAGCTTTAAAATTAGCAGAAACAGGACATTTAGTTTTCTCAACCTTACATACTATGAATACAGTTGAGAGTGTAAATAGACTAATTTCTATGGTAAGGAGTGAGAAAAAAGATTTTATAAGGGAGCAACTAGCTTCGATTTTAAGATTTATTCTTTCACAAGAATTGCATAGAGGAAAAAAGACTGTCCCAATTTTTGAAGTTTTAAATAATACTAAGGCAGTTGCAAATTTAATTTTAAATAATAAATTAAATCAAATTCCTACTCTTATTGAAAGTGGAATAGAAAATTTTATGATAATAAAAGAAAAATATTTAAAAAATTTAGAAACAGAGAGTGATTAAACTTGTTAATAGAAACAAATATAGAAGTAAATTTCAGAAGTATAGAAGAATTTACTAGGGTGATGGTATCAGAACTTTTAGAAGATAAAATTAATTTTGAAATTTTAAAAGAAAATGACTTAATTAAAATAAAGGTAAAATCTGAAAAATTAAATAAAAATACAGAGTTCTCATATATAGATTTAGGAAATAAAATAGAAGACCAAGTATTAACTATGTGTAAAATAAGTTTATTAAAACTTTTAGATAAAAAATATGATTGGGGTTCTCTTATGGGAGTAAGACCAACAAAAGTTTTAAGAAGACTTTTAATCAATGGTTGCGATTATAAAGAGGCTAGAAAGATTTTAAAAGATTTCTATTTAGTTACAGATGAGAAAATAAATCTAATGGAAACTGTTGTAAAAAAGGAGTTAGAGCTTTTAGATAAAGAGCATATAAACTTATATATTGGAATACCTTTTTGTCCAACTAAATGTAAATATTGTTCTTTTGCTTCCTATGAAATAAATGGAGGAGTTGGAAGGTTCTATAATGATTTTGTGGAGGCACTTTTAAAAGAAATTCAAATAGTAGGAGATTTTTTAAAAACATATAGTAAAAAAGTATCATCTATATATTTTGGTGGAGGAACTCCAAGTACCTTAACAGAGGAAGATTTAGAAAGAGTTTTAAAAAAATTACTTGAAAATATAGATATGACAGATGTAAAAGAATTTACTTTTGAAGCAGGTAGAGAGGATTCTTTAAATATTAAAAAATTAGAAATAATGAGAAAATATTCTGTGGATAGAATAAGTTTAAATCCACAATCATTTAATTTAGAAACTTTAAAAAGGGTAAATAGAAGATTTAATAGAGAAAACTTTGATTTAATTTTTAAAGAAGCTAAAAAACTAGGATTTATTATAAATATGGACTTAATAATAGGTTTGCCTGAAGAGACAACAGAAGAAATTTTAGAAACTTTAAGTCAGTTAAAAGATTATAATATAGATAATTTAACTATACATTGTTTGGCATTTAAAAGAGCATCAAAATTATTTAAAGAAAGTCAAGAAAGAAACAGTATTGATAGAATCTTAATTGAAAAACATATACAAAAAATAGTTGAAGAAAAGGCTATGAAGCCTTATTATATGTATAGGCAAAA is part of the Fusobacterium nucleatum genome and encodes:
- the fusA gene encoding elongation factor G; this translates as MARKISLDMTRNVGIMAHIDAGKTTTTERILFYTGVERKLGEVHEGQATMDWMEQEQERGITITSAATTCFWKGHRINIIDTPGHVDFTVEVERSLRVLDGAVAVFSAVDGVQPQSETVWRQADKYKVPRIAFFNKMDRIGANFDMCVSDIKEKLGSNPVPIQIPIGAEDQFEGVVDLIEMKEIVWPVDSDNGQHFDVKDIRAELQEKAEEARQYMLESIVETDDVLMEKFFGGEEITKEEIIKGLRHATIENTIVPVVCGTAFKNKGIQALLDAIVNYMPAPTDVAMVEGRDPKNPDILIDREMSDDAPFASLAFKVMTDPFVGRLTFFRVYAGFVEKGATVLNSTKGKKERMGRILQMHANKREEIEHVYCGDIAAAVGLKDTTTGDTLCAEDAPIVLEQMEFPEPVISVAVEPKTKNDQEKMGIALSKLAEEDPTFKVRTDEETGQTIISGMGELHLEIIVDRMKREFKVESNVGKPQVAYRETITQSCDQEVKYAKQSGGRGQYGHVKIILEPNPGKEFEFVNKITGGVIPREYIPAVEKGCKEALESGVIAGYPLVDVKVTLYDGSYHEVDSSEMAFKIAGSMALKQAAAKAKPVILEPVFKVEVTTPEEYMGDIIGDLNSRRGMVSGMIDRNGAKIITAKVPLSEMFGYATDLRSKSQGRATYSWEFSEYLQVPASIQKQIQEERGK
- the tuf gene encoding elongation factor Tu, which produces MAKEKFERSKPHVNIGTIGHVDHGKTTTTAAISKVLSDKGLAKKVDFDQIDAAPEEKERGITINTAHIEYETANRHYAHVDCPGHADYVKNMITGAAQMDGAILVVSAADGPMPQTREHILLSRQVGVPYIIVYLNKADMVEDEELLELVEMEVRELLTEYGFPGDEIPVIRGSSLGALNGEEKWIEKIMELMDAVDSYIPTPERAVDQPFLMPIEDVFTITGRGTVVTGRVERGIIKVGEEIEIVGIKPTTKTTCTGVEMFRKLLDQGQAGDNIGVLLRGTKKEEVERGQVLAKPGSIHPHTNFKGEVYVLTKDEGGRHTPFFSGYRPQFYFRTTDITGAVTLPDGVEMVMPGDNITMTVELIHPIAMEQGLRFAIREGGRTVASGVVSEIIK
- a CDS encoding manganese efflux pump MntP family protein, with protein sequence MSTIGVLITALALAMDAMSLSIYQGIASTETQKKQNFIKIILTFGIFQFAMALVGSLSGTLFIHYISLYSKYVSFAIFLFLGLMMLREALKKEEMEYDEKYLDFKTLIIMGIATSLDALLVGLTFSILPFYQTFLYTVEIGIITAIIAGLGFILGDKFGNILGQKSHFLGAALLIFISINILL
- a CDS encoding YifB family Mg chelatase-like AAA ATPase, translated to MKKKIFTSSYIGLESYLVEVEVDISRGLPMFSIVGMGDTAILESKFRVKAALKNSNYEIVPQKIVVNLSPAGIKKEGAQFDLPIALGIILEMKLLKDEKDIFKDYLFVGELSLDGEVKGVSGTINSVILAKEKGFKGIIVPYENRNEASLIDGVDIVAVKNVADVVNFIENGIKLEFEKINLVKAEEDILDFSDVKGQYFAKRAMEISAAGGHNILLIGSPGSGKSMLAKRMIGILPEMSESEIIESTKIYSVAGELSEKNPIISKRPVRMPHHSTTLAAMVGGGKKALPGEISLASNGILILDEMSEFKHSVLEALRQPLEDGYVSITRAMYRVEFKTNFILSASSNPCFCGNLYEGNCKCSATEVERYTKKLSGPILDRIDLVIQMKRLSEEELVNDKKEESSADIRKRVIKAREIQTKRYGETKTNSKMSQEELKKYCIIKEEDKRFLISALENLQISARVYDKILKIARTIADLEGKQDIERKHLLEAISFKKRM
- the tadA gene encoding Flp pilus assembly complex ATPase component TadA produces the protein MNIEKIFDYARENNISDIHLLEGEKIYFRKYGEILEYENNIIVSKDELLEICNGKIEEDFAYTDSKSQRYRVNSFLTRGKLALVIRIINKEPIKLKGKFINKLIDKKILSLKDGLVLVTGITGSGKSTTLANIIEKFNENKNLKILTIEDPIEYIFENKKSLIIQRELGKDVESFEKALKSSLRQDPDVIILGEIRDEESLYSALKLAETGHLVFSTLHTMNTVESVNRLISMVRSEKKDFIREQLASILRFILSQELHRGKKTVPIFEVLNNTKAVANLILNNKLNQIPTLIESGIENFMIIKEKYLKNLETESD
- a CDS encoding coproporphyrinogen III oxidase, whose amino-acid sequence is MLIETNIEVNFRSIEEFTRVMVSELLEDKINFEILKENDLIKIKVKSEKLNKNTEFSYIDLGNKIEDQVLTMCKISLLKLLDKKYDWGSLMGVRPTKVLRRLLINGCDYKEARKILKDFYLVTDEKINLMETVVKKELELLDKEHINLYIGIPFCPTKCKYCSFASYEINGGVGRFYNDFVEALLKEIQIVGDFLKTYSKKVSSIYFGGGTPSTLTEEDLERVLKKLLENIDMTDVKEFTFEAGREDSLNIKKLEIMRKYSVDRISLNPQSFNLETLKRVNRRFNRENFDLIFKEAKKLGFIINMDLIIGLPEETTEEILETLSQLKDYNIDNLTIHCLAFKRASKLFKESQERNSIDRILIEKHIQKIVEEKAMKPYYMYRQKNIIEWGENIGYSKEGRESIFNIEMIEENQNTMALGGGGISKIVIEERNGIDYIERYVNPKDPALYIKELDKRCKEKIEMFKKEKI